In Phaseolus vulgaris cultivar G19833 chromosome 10, P. vulgaris v2.0, whole genome shotgun sequence, a single genomic region encodes these proteins:
- the LOC137817919 gene encoding uncharacterized protein translates to MVATRNNNDAMAEQMTMIQTLQTQMEELRQKGMEDRRQQEENRRRQEEEIALLREQNARLQRQVDNPEREGQSHMADRTASRIPTPTDTNLASRAETVERKSSKRGHPFTDEIITTPLPDKWRGLAIKLYDGSTDPDEHLNVYKTQMTLYTTDNNVWCKVFPTSLQGEPLTWFTELPPNSIDDFDILAAKFSTQYATSRPHHMSSMSLLAVQQEKGESLRTFLDRFNKACMNIRGLKQEVALHHLVSAIRPSRFTESLIKKPPQDKEDLRTRATKFMQIEEHIDYHQRFKAVGSGVLKDQTSSKEREFETERTVRTTPRSDRSRGGRIPRFNSYTPLTVPRGRALDEALQTDLIPTLKQYQTPPNADTAKRCQYHRNFGHTTEGCQALKDKIEELIQAGHLRQFVKRTRNSRSPPRSTDRPSRGVDRSYRNDYKRRTDHSQASRKRSESPVRRTRARSTSPDRNARPRQRVREVNNMIAGPVTLGEPNHEANYIAGGFAGGGCSNSARKKHLRDIQSAHATTRRRPHIPPITFTDDDFTAIDPAQDDPMVITVEIDKFAIAKTLVDQGSSVDILYWEIFKKMRIPESDIQPYNEQIVGFSGERVDTKGYIDLYTTFSEEDGLHKTINVRYLLVNAQTSYNILLGRPSINRLKAIVSTPHLAMKFPSANNDIATIHVDQKTARECYVASLKSEPTPSRT, encoded by the coding sequence ATGGTTGCGACAAGGAACAACAACGACGCTATGGCAGAACAGATGACTATGATTCAAACCCTCCAAACTCAGATGGAGGAACTGCGGCAAAAGGGGATGGAAGACCGTCGTCAACAGGAAGAGAATAGACGCCGCCAAGAGGAAGAAATCGCCTTattgagagagcagaatgcacgACTCCAGCGACAGGTCGATAATCCCGAACGAGAAGGCCAATCCCATATGGCCGATCGAACCGCCTCTCGCATACCTACACCGACCGACACCAATCTTGCTTCCAGAGCTGAAACAGTCGAAAGAAAGTCAAGTAAAAGGGGTCATCCTTTTACAGACGAAATCATCACCACACCACTTCCTGACaaatggagaggcctcgccattaaactctatgacggctcgaccgacccggacgagcatttaaatgtttacaagacgcaaatgactttgtataccACAGATAATAATGTGTGGTGTAAAGTATTCCCCACGTCGCTTCAGGGAGAACCTCTTACCTGGTTTACAGAGCTACCTCCGAACTCCATTGACGACTTTGACATCCTAGCCGCGAAATTCTCCACTCAATATGCCACCAGCCGACCGCATCACatgtcctccatgtctctcctagcggtacaacaagaaaaaggtgaatctcTCAGAACCTTTTTAGATAGATTCAACAAGGCATGCATGAATATCCGAGGGCTCAAACAGGAAGTCGCGTTACACCATTTAGTTTCGGCCATCCGGCCGAGCCGTTTTACCGAAAGTCTCATCAAAAAGCCGCCTCAAGACAAGGAAGATCTTCGAACTCGggcaaccaaattcatgcaaattgAGGAACACATTGACTATCACCAACGGTTCAAAGCCGTCGGATCCGGAGTCCTCAAAGATCAAACCTCGAGCAAAGAAAGGGAATTCGAGACCGAACGGACCGTTCGAACCACCCCAAGGTCCGACCGTAGCAGAGGAGGCCGAATCCCCAGGTTTAACAGTTACACCCCTTTAACTGTTCCGAGGGGACGTGCCCTAGATGAAGCACTGCAAACGGATTTAATTCCGACACTAAAACAGTATCAAACACCACCGAATGCAGATACTGCTAAGCGTTGTCAGTACCATCGGAATTTCGGTCACACGACCGAAGGATGTCAAGCGTTGAAGGACAAAATCGAAGAGCTCATCCAGGCTGGCCATTTGCGGCAGTTCGTCAAGAGGACAAGGAATTCAAGATCCCCACCACGGAGTACCGACCGTCCATCCCGTGGTGTCGACCGGTCATACCGTAACGATTACAAACGCCGAACTGACCATAGCCAGGCTTCGCGGAAACGCAGTGAAAGCCCCGTTCGGCGTACACGCGCCCGCAGCACAAGTCCCGACCGAAACGCCCGCCCTCGCCAACGAGTCCGCGAAGTCAACAACATGATTGCTGGACCCGTTACCTTGGGCGAACCGAACCACGAAGCAAATTACATAGCCGGGGGCTTTGCCGGTGGCGGGTGCTCAAATTCCGCCCGAAAGAAACATCTCCGGGACATCCAGTCCGCTCATGCTACCACGAGGAGGCGTCCACACATACCTCCGATCACTTTCACTGACGACGACTTCACAGCCATAGATCCAGCCCAGGACGACCCTATGGTAATCACCGTGGAAATTGACAAGTTCGCGATTGCCAAGACTTTGGTCGACCAAGGTAGCTCGGTCGACATATTATACTGGGAAATCTTCAAGAAAATGCGCATCCCAGAATCAGATATTCAACCCTATAACGAACAAATTGTAGGGTTCTCAGGTGAACGGGTCGACACTAAGGGGTATATAGACTTATATACAACCTTTAGTGAGGAAGACGGTCTCCACAAAACAATAAACGTACGATATCTTCTGGTGAACGCCCAaacttcctacaacatcctACTCGGTCGTCCGTCCATCAACAGATTGAAAGCCATTGTTTCCACCCCacacttagccatgaaattcccttcGGCAAATAACGACATTGCAACAATCCATGTCGATCAAAAAACCGCTAGAGAATGTTATGTCGCAAGTTTGAAAAGTGAGCCAACGCCAAGCCGCACGTGA